In Acidobacteriota bacterium, a single window of DNA contains:
- a CDS encoding GHMP kinase produces the protein MPKSQTSSPQATRNDTIVAHASCRVDLAGSTLDLWPLYLFHPGAVTVNFAVNILTRCQITPSADQAIHFKSIDTGREDHFRNFDEFCRAKATKHHLAEHLVRFFLPEGPRNGRGFTLETNSESPAGAGISGSSALMVATVAALAQYMGRALDREQIRVISQNVEAQLIKVPTGCQDYYPALYGGANAIHLDVDGIHRQSIAVPPEDIESRFVLVYTGAPRQSGINNWEVFKAHINGEKRVFRNFEQIGAIAREMHAALESGKWDDVARLLGEEWKLRRTNAPGITTPLIDKLIAVAKRKGALAAKVCGAGGGGCFVLFVREGSHEKVAEATRKNGGRVLPFRVNPDGVTVVSGAAKEFRVDTQQAASSK, from the coding sequence ATGCCGAAATCTCAAACCTCTTCACCTCAAGCAACAAGAAACGACACCATCGTTGCTCATGCTTCCTGCCGGGTGGATCTGGCGGGCAGCACACTCGATCTGTGGCCACTCTATCTGTTTCATCCCGGCGCTGTGACCGTAAATTTTGCGGTCAACATTCTCACGCGTTGCCAGATTACTCCTTCGGCCGATCAGGCGATCCACTTCAAGTCGATCGATACCGGACGCGAAGATCACTTCCGAAACTTCGATGAGTTCTGCCGCGCGAAAGCGACGAAGCATCATTTGGCCGAGCATCTTGTGCGTTTCTTCCTTCCGGAAGGACCGCGAAATGGAAGAGGATTCACTCTCGAGACGAACTCCGAATCCCCCGCCGGCGCAGGCATCTCAGGATCCTCAGCGCTCATGGTGGCCACGGTGGCTGCTTTGGCTCAGTACATGGGAAGAGCACTCGATCGAGAGCAGATTCGCGTGATCTCACAGAACGTAGAGGCGCAGCTGATCAAAGTTCCAACTGGATGCCAGGACTACTATCCAGCGCTTTATGGCGGAGCAAACGCCATTCACCTCGACGTGGATGGCATTCACCGGCAGTCGATTGCAGTCCCGCCTGAAGACATTGAATCGAGATTTGTGCTCGTGTACACCGGAGCCCCGCGCCAATCCGGCATCAACAACTGGGAAGTGTTTAAGGCGCACATCAACGGCGAGAAGCGAGTCTTCCGCAACTTCGAACAGATTGGCGCCATTGCGCGAGAGATGCACGCAGCTCTCGAATCGGGAAAGTGGGACGACGTTGCGCGACTGCTGGGCGAAGAATGGAAACTCCGCCGCACCAACGCTCCCGGCATTACGACGCCTCTAATCGACAAGCTGATCGCAGTGGCGAAGCGCAAAGGCGCATTAGCCGCAAAAGTCTGTGGTGCGGGCGGTGGAGGCTGTTTTGTATTATTTGTTCGCGAAGGCAGTCACGAGAAGGTTGCTGAAGCAACCCGTAAGAATGGAGGCCGAGTACTTCCATTCAGGGTGAATCCGGATGGAGTTACTGTGGTAAGCGGAGCGGCGAAAGAGTTCCGGGTAGACACGCAGCAGGCTGCGTCTTCAAAATGA
- a CDS encoding acetyl-CoA carboxylase carboxyl transferase subunit alpha: protein MDAATRARKDIESIERQIAHLESVTGADVQTKQQLYELHRQVESLRTQFEMSTAWQKTELARHPQRPYFLDYVERLFSDWSEIHGDRRFADDPALLCGMARFHGHEVMLLGTQKGRDAKQRVQRNFGMANPEGYRKSLRAMKLAEKFTRPIITFIDIPGAYPGLGAEERGQGEAIALNLREMARLRVPTIAIITGEGGSGGALAIAVADRVLMLENAIYSVISPEGCASIMWRDATKKEIAAQAMKITALDLQHLKCIDGIIPEPDGGAHTDVDAAAAVVDEVLQSTLKELLSLPADRLLESRYTKFRNIAQFFTER from the coding sequence ATGGACGCAGCTACCAGAGCCAGAAAAGACATTGAAAGCATTGAACGGCAGATCGCGCACCTGGAATCGGTGACCGGCGCAGATGTGCAAACCAAGCAGCAGCTTTACGAACTCCACCGCCAAGTCGAGAGCCTGCGCACGCAGTTCGAAATGAGCACGGCCTGGCAGAAGACGGAGCTGGCGCGGCATCCGCAGCGTCCTTACTTCCTCGATTATGTCGAACGCTTGTTTTCCGACTGGAGCGAGATTCACGGAGATCGGCGTTTCGCGGACGATCCAGCGCTGCTGTGCGGTATGGCTCGCTTTCATGGCCACGAAGTGATGTTGCTCGGGACACAGAAAGGTCGCGACGCCAAGCAGCGCGTCCAGCGCAACTTTGGTATGGCGAATCCGGAAGGTTATCGCAAGTCGCTACGTGCGATGAAGCTGGCGGAGAAGTTTACGCGTCCGATTATTACCTTCATCGATATTCCGGGCGCCTATCCTGGATTGGGAGCGGAAGAACGCGGTCAGGGCGAAGCTATCGCGCTTAACTTGCGAGAGATGGCACGCCTGCGTGTTCCAACGATTGCCATCATTACCGGTGAAGGCGGAAGCGGCGGCGCACTGGCGATCGCCGTAGCCGATCGCGTGCTGATGCTGGAGAACGCAATTTATTCCGTAATTTCACCCGAAGGCTGTGCTTCGATCATGTGGCGCGATGCGACAAAGAAGGAAATTGCTGCGCAAGCAATGAAGATCACTGCTCTGGACCTTCAGCATCTCAAGTGCATTGATGGAATTATTCCGGAGCCGGATGGCGGCGCTCACACCGACGTCGATGCGGCGGCAGCCGTGGTCGACGAAGTCCTTCAGAGTACCTTAAAGGAATTGTTGTCCCTGCCGGCAGATCGCCTACTCGAGTCGCGGTACACCAAGTTCCGCAACATCGCGCAGTTCTTCACTGAGCGCTGA
- a CDS encoding DNA polymerase III subunit alpha: MSEFTHLHLHTDYSLLDGACDVEKLVKRVAEIGQKSVAMTDHGNIFGAVAFYDAATKAGVKPIIGCELYVCKKDDHRAAPEGDEYNHLLVLAETDEGYRNLVKITSEASLHGMYYKPRVSKKFLADHARGLIGLSGCLAGEFCENLMAGKYEAARQTAGTYNDIFGRGNFFLEIQDQGLALERHIRPDLLRLEKDLDIPLVATNDSHYICGEDSYAHEVLLCVQTASSIHDEKRFKFESDQFYVKSADEMQRLFGEIPDALKRTMAIAERCNAKIDKVKNPFPKFDIPAGEDLDSYFEHVCREGFAKRLEMIRALQAKGELRKSIGDYEQRLSREIDCIKQMKFSGYFLIVWDFIRYAKENHIPVGPGRGSAAGSLVSFAMGITDIDPLQNELLFERFLNPERVSMPDIDIDFCMNRRGEVIDYVTRKYGREQVAQIITFGTMAAKAAIKDVGRAMDIPYGDVDRIAKMVPNTLNITIDQALADSPPLQQAYENEVQVRELIDIACRLEGLVRNSGVHAAGVVISPQPLTDLVPLHKTKNDEIVTAFDMKAVEKIGLLKMDFLGLTTLTILEDALRLIEQTRGVKLDLLALPLTDRETYEKVFHTGLTSGVFQFESQGMRDVLRRYQPTVIEDLTALNALYRPGPIQGGMIDDFIERKHGRRKVEYELPELEEILKETLGVIVYQEQVMQIANRLAGYSLGEADLLRRAMGKKNPEEMAKQRNRFVKGAVERGFPEKKIVKIFDLMEQFAGYGFNKSHSAAYALLAFQTAYLKTHYPMEFMAALLTSQAGSTDEVVKYINECREMGIPVEPPDINFSDADFAPHGEAIRFGLSAVKNVGRNAIDSIIQARAEVEKFSSLFEFCEKVDLRLLNKRVLESLIKSGAMDSLGTRAQLMAGLDRAIERGQKTQRDAEFGQHGLFGVFASDMPQQNDRLPEVPEWDEHQRLAAEKEILGFFITGHPMEKYRDKLQDFSGYLDTAAICAMKQGTGKDEIPTAGIISGVRVIKSRKGDLYAQAALEDMAGSVQVIVFPEAYKRLADKLKMEVPVFVRGAVRVEEGANPKLAISTISSLDEIKPKLPRSVRIRLPLDIAQPETVDALHKLFRDRRGEAKVLFNLERPGDFMVVMEADGYNVQADRLFIARAEELCGRGSVQVVD, encoded by the coding sequence ATGTCCGAGTTTACCCACCTTCATCTGCATACCGACTACTCTCTGCTCGACGGGGCTTGCGACGTCGAAAAACTGGTCAAACGCGTAGCCGAAATTGGCCAAAAATCGGTCGCCATGACCGATCATGGCAACATTTTCGGTGCAGTTGCCTTTTATGACGCCGCCACCAAAGCTGGGGTGAAGCCGATCATCGGCTGCGAGCTTTACGTCTGTAAGAAGGACGATCATCGCGCGGCGCCTGAAGGCGATGAGTACAACCATCTGCTAGTTCTGGCCGAGACGGATGAGGGGTATCGCAATCTGGTAAAGATCACCTCCGAGGCATCGCTGCATGGCATGTATTACAAGCCGCGCGTCAGCAAGAAATTTTTGGCTGATCATGCAAGGGGACTGATCGGACTGTCGGGCTGCCTGGCCGGAGAATTCTGCGAGAACCTCATGGCAGGGAAGTACGAGGCCGCTCGGCAAACAGCAGGGACATACAACGACATCTTCGGACGGGGAAATTTCTTTCTCGAGATTCAGGACCAGGGCCTTGCACTCGAGAGACATATTCGTCCTGATCTCCTGCGGCTCGAGAAGGACTTGGATATCCCCTTAGTCGCCACGAATGACAGCCACTACATCTGTGGTGAGGACTCCTACGCACATGAAGTTCTGCTGTGCGTCCAGACCGCTTCCTCGATTCACGACGAGAAGCGCTTCAAGTTCGAGAGCGATCAGTTCTATGTAAAGTCGGCTGACGAGATGCAGCGCCTCTTCGGCGAGATTCCGGATGCGCTGAAGCGCACGATGGCTATCGCGGAGCGCTGCAATGCGAAGATCGACAAGGTTAAGAATCCATTTCCCAAATTCGATATTCCCGCGGGAGAAGATCTCGACAGCTACTTTGAGCACGTCTGCCGCGAGGGATTTGCGAAGCGCCTGGAGATGATTCGCGCTCTGCAGGCGAAGGGTGAGCTTAGAAAGTCAATCGGGGACTACGAGCAGCGGCTTTCACGCGAGATCGACTGCATCAAGCAGATGAAGTTCTCGGGATACTTTCTGATCGTCTGGGACTTCATTCGTTACGCAAAGGAAAACCACATCCCGGTGGGGCCGGGACGCGGATCTGCTGCGGGCTCACTAGTGTCTTTTGCTATGGGGATCACGGACATTGATCCTTTGCAGAACGAACTGCTCTTCGAGCGATTCCTGAATCCGGAACGCGTCTCGATGCCGGATATCGACATTGACTTCTGCATGAATCGGCGGGGCGAAGTCATCGACTACGTGACGCGTAAATACGGACGCGAGCAAGTCGCGCAGATTATCACCTTCGGAACCATGGCTGCGAAAGCCGCAATCAAAGATGTTGGCCGCGCGATGGATATTCCTTACGGCGATGTAGATCGCATCGCCAAAATGGTGCCGAATACTCTGAATATCACGATTGATCAGGCACTGGCCGATTCTCCCCCGCTGCAGCAGGCGTATGAGAATGAGGTACAGGTCCGCGAACTGATCGACATTGCCTGCAGGCTCGAAGGCTTGGTGCGGAACTCCGGAGTTCATGCTGCAGGAGTTGTGATTTCGCCGCAGCCACTCACCGATTTGGTTCCGCTACATAAGACCAAAAACGATGAAATCGTCACCGCCTTTGATATGAAGGCGGTCGAGAAGATCGGTTTGCTCAAGATGGACTTTCTTGGGCTTACGACGCTAACGATTCTTGAAGACGCGTTGCGGCTGATCGAGCAAACGCGTGGCGTGAAGCTCGATTTGCTGGCGCTGCCTCTCACCGACCGCGAGACTTACGAAAAAGTCTTCCATACAGGACTTACGTCTGGCGTCTTCCAGTTTGAATCGCAGGGCATGCGCGACGTGCTTCGCCGCTATCAGCCCACGGTTATAGAAGACCTCACGGCCCTGAACGCGCTATACCGTCCCGGACCAATTCAGGGAGGCATGATCGACGATTTCATCGAGCGCAAGCACGGACGCCGCAAGGTCGAATACGAGCTACCGGAGTTGGAAGAGATCCTGAAGGAGACGCTCGGCGTCATCGTGTATCAAGAGCAGGTGATGCAGATCGCCAATCGGCTGGCTGGATACTCACTCGGCGAAGCTGATCTTCTGCGCCGCGCCATGGGCAAGAAGAATCCGGAGGAAATGGCCAAGCAGCGCAACCGTTTCGTAAAAGGCGCGGTCGAGCGAGGCTTCCCGGAGAAGAAGATCGTAAAAATCTTCGACCTGATGGAGCAGTTTGCCGGATACGGCTTCAACAAGTCGCACTCCGCTGCGTATGCGCTTCTCGCATTCCAGACCGCTTATCTCAAGACGCACTACCCCATGGAGTTCATGGCCGCGTTGCTGACCTCTCAGGCGGGCAGCACCGACGAAGTCGTGAAGTACATCAACGAATGTCGCGAAATGGGAATTCCGGTCGAGCCACCGGACATCAATTTCAGCGATGCCGACTTCGCGCCGCACGGTGAAGCGATCCGTTTTGGGCTCTCTGCGGTAAAAAACGTGGGCCGCAATGCTATTGACTCCATCATTCAGGCACGGGCGGAGGTCGAGAAATTCTCTTCGCTCTTCGAGTTCTGCGAAAAAGTCGATCTGCGACTTTTGAACAAACGCGTTCTCGAATCATTGATCAAGAGCGGCGCCATGGATTCGCTCGGAACTCGCGCGCAACTCATGGCTGGACTCGATCGCGCCATCGAACGCGGACAGAAGACGCAGCGCGATGCAGAATTCGGTCAGCACGGATTGTTTGGCGTCTTTGCCTCCGACATGCCGCAGCAAAACGACCGTCTGCCCGAGGTCCCAGAATGGGACGAGCATCAGCGCCTTGCCGCCGAAAAAGAAATCCTTGGATTCTTCATCACAGGTCACCCGATGGAGAAGTACCGTGACAAGCTGCAGGACTTCAGCGGGTATTTGGATACCGCAGCCATCTGCGCGATGAAACAGGGAACCGGTAAAGACGAAATTCCGACGGCTGGAATCATTTCGGGAGTTCGTGTGATCAAGTCGCGAAAAGGGGATCTGTACGCGCAGGCTGCGCTCGAAGACATGGCAGGTTCGGTCCAGGTGATCGTATTTCCGGAGGCTTACAAACGCCTCGCCGACAAACTGAAAATGGAAGTTCCAGTCTTCGTGCGTGGGGCCGTGCGTGTTGAAGAAGGAGCAAACCCGAAACTGGCGATTTCCACGATTTCATCGCTTGACGAAATTAAGCCAAAGCTCCCGCGCTCAGTGCGCATCCGCTTGCCGCTCGATATCGCGCAGCCTGAAACAGTCGATGCTCTGCACAAGCTCTTTCGTGACCGTCGCGGCGAAGCCAAGGTGCTGTTCAACTTGGAACGTCCCGGTGATTTCATGGTAGTGATGGAAGCTGACGGCTATAATGTTCAGGCTGATCGGCTTTTTATCGCACGCGCAGAAGAACTCTGCGGCCGCGGCAGCGTTCAGGTCGTTGACTGA
- a CDS encoding polynucleotide adenylyltransferase, with the protein MADYIYMMESRLSPAQLQVVGQVQEIARSHEMNVYLTGGAVRDIISGFAIRDLDFTIQGNVHKLRKDFEKVGAIIQGEDEELRILYVLFPNHVRTEIASARSESYPKPGKPEVTFDTINEDLRRRDFTVNAMALSLNPGSRGLLMDPFNGVADLEAKHLRILQNYAFLEEPSRMLRALRLMTRFHWTLEERTQARFDAAKEGNYLENIANRAIGYEIEQIAHEDDPLAVMRAFEKEGWMKILFPAWTTAKVDVAGLTALQKTRQQLTDIGVQSDPAAARMYFLTRKISEKEVHAMQKLLPRHHFVEQWLNIENDAKDLAKQLLSKEYAAPSATWKLLMSTRPELILFLDVTTRQSAVEQKIKAFLTKWPQYRQKMPLQKMAEMRITPELPVYQKLLEEMFLMMLDGKLKTEAEIVKYLEPHSPPLPVAPPTPTRRGRGKKKAAAAAAAAASAPTDRAAQPSPARAPESQALVKSKAPKQQAAPTKILAPQVAAEKAAPPKALAKPAEKPTKGHIKLEAKKPPAKKTVKAPAKARPKAKSAAKKPPGKKRK; encoded by the coding sequence ATGGCTGATTACATATACATGATGGAGAGCCGGTTATCTCCGGCGCAGCTCCAAGTCGTTGGACAAGTGCAGGAAATCGCCCGCTCGCACGAGATGAACGTCTATCTCACGGGCGGCGCCGTGCGTGACATTATCAGCGGATTCGCCATCCGAGATCTAGACTTCACCATCCAGGGAAATGTCCACAAGCTCCGCAAGGATTTCGAGAAAGTCGGCGCGATCATCCAAGGCGAGGATGAGGAGCTTCGCATCCTCTACGTCCTTTTCCCAAACCATGTTCGGACAGAGATAGCAAGTGCTCGCTCCGAGAGCTATCCCAAACCGGGCAAGCCGGAAGTAACCTTCGACACAATCAATGAGGATCTCCGCCGTCGCGACTTCACGGTGAATGCGATGGCGCTCTCGCTCAATCCCGGTTCTCGGGGATTATTGATGGATCCGTTCAACGGAGTCGCCGATCTCGAAGCCAAGCACCTGCGCATTTTGCAGAACTACGCCTTTCTGGAAGAGCCATCGCGCATGCTGCGTGCGCTTCGCCTGATGACGCGTTTCCACTGGACTCTCGAAGAGCGTACGCAAGCCCGCTTCGACGCGGCGAAAGAAGGCAATTACCTCGAGAACATCGCCAATCGCGCGATTGGCTACGAGATCGAGCAGATCGCGCATGAAGATGATCCGCTAGCAGTGATGAGAGCCTTCGAGAAAGAAGGCTGGATGAAGATCCTTTTCCCAGCCTGGACCACGGCTAAGGTCGATGTCGCCGGACTCACGGCATTGCAGAAAACCCGCCAGCAGCTGACTGATATTGGGGTGCAATCTGATCCTGCGGCCGCACGCATGTACTTCCTGACGCGCAAGATTTCCGAGAAAGAAGTGCACGCGATGCAAAAGCTTCTGCCACGACATCACTTCGTCGAGCAATGGCTCAACATCGAAAACGATGCTAAGGATCTGGCCAAGCAGTTGTTATCGAAGGAGTATGCAGCGCCGTCCGCTACATGGAAGTTGCTGATGTCGACGCGTCCCGAATTGATTCTGTTCCTTGATGTGACCACCCGCCAGTCGGCAGTCGAGCAGAAAATCAAAGCGTTCCTGACCAAGTGGCCGCAGTACCGTCAGAAGATGCCATTGCAGAAGATGGCCGAGATGCGCATTACTCCCGAGCTGCCTGTATACCAGAAGCTGCTCGAGGAAATGTTTCTAATGATGCTGGACGGCAAGCTCAAGACCGAAGCCGAGATTGTGAAGTACCTCGAGCCACACTCACCGCCGCTTCCGGTTGCACCACCGACGCCTACACGCCGTGGCCGAGGTAAGAAGAAAGCGGCCGCTGCAGCGGCTGCTGCTGCGTCAGCACCCACGGATCGGGCCGCTCAGCCGTCACCAGCTCGCGCACCCGAAAGCCAAGCGCTTGTTAAGTCGAAGGCGCCGAAGCAACAGGCTGCGCCTACGAAGATACTTGCTCCGCAGGTTGCGGCGGAGAAAGCGGCGCCTCCCAAAGCACTTGCGAAACCCGCAGAGAAACCCACCAAAGGCCACATTAAGCTCGAAGCAAAGAAGCCGCCCGCAAAGAAGACAGTCAAAGCGCCCGCCAAAGCAAGACCAAAGGCGAAGTCCGCTGCCAAGAAACCGCCGGGTAAGAAACGGAAATAG
- the lpxD gene encoding UDP-3-O-(3-hydroxymyristoyl)glucosamine N-acyltransferase has protein sequence MKLHELAQRLGGKLENATDNTVVTGVTGIEEAVPGEITFVSNPKYAGMARSTRASLIIVGNDFPDLPRPLLRHENPYLAFARAIELFHPQHEHVPGIHKTAVIHPSAQIGKDASIAAYVVVEHDVQIGNHCTLLPHVVIYPGARIGNNFFAHAHAVVRENCILGENVILQNGAVIGSDGFGFAKDDKGEWHKIMQSGPAVIEDEVEVQANACIDRASVGETRIGRGSKVDNLVQVGHGSKVGKRTLLCAQVGLAGSTQVGNDVILAGQVGVAGHCSIGDKVIATAQTGIPNDVESGKIMSGYPAIDNRQWLRAVAVFSRLPELARSVRLSGRKSPAREGTPIE, from the coding sequence ATGAAACTGCATGAGCTTGCGCAGCGTCTTGGGGGGAAGCTTGAGAACGCCACCGACAACACTGTTGTAACTGGCGTCACTGGAATCGAAGAGGCTGTCCCGGGAGAGATCACGTTTGTCTCGAATCCCAAATATGCAGGCATGGCGCGCTCCACGCGAGCGTCACTGATCATTGTCGGAAACGACTTCCCTGACCTGCCTCGTCCTTTGCTCCGCCATGAGAATCCTTATTTAGCGTTCGCGCGAGCCATCGAGTTGTTTCATCCCCAGCACGAGCATGTTCCGGGAATACACAAGACTGCCGTAATTCATCCATCCGCCCAAATTGGCAAGGATGCCTCAATAGCTGCCTATGTTGTTGTGGAGCATGATGTGCAAATCGGGAACCACTGCACCTTGCTTCCCCACGTCGTCATTTACCCGGGCGCCCGGATTGGCAACAATTTCTTCGCTCATGCCCACGCTGTCGTTCGCGAGAACTGCATCCTGGGAGAAAACGTAATTCTTCAAAACGGCGCAGTGATCGGCTCCGATGGATTTGGCTTCGCGAAAGATGACAAGGGAGAGTGGCACAAAATCATGCAGTCCGGACCAGCTGTGATTGAAGATGAAGTAGAAGTGCAGGCGAATGCCTGCATTGATCGCGCGAGCGTCGGCGAAACCCGTATTGGACGCGGATCGAAAGTCGACAATCTGGTCCAAGTTGGTCACGGATCAAAGGTCGGGAAGCGAACCCTGCTTTGCGCGCAAGTCGGACTGGCAGGATCCACCCAAGTTGGTAATGATGTGATTCTCGCCGGACAAGTCGGTGTCGCCGGTCATTGTTCGATCGGCGACAAAGTAATCGCCACGGCTCAGACGGGTATTCCAAATGACGTGGAATCGGGAAAGATCATGAGCGGATATCCTGCAATCGACAATCGCCAATGGCTGCGGGCTGTCGCGGTCTTTAGTCGCTTGCCGGAACTGGCGAGAAGTGTTCGTCTATCAGGCAGAAAGAGCCCTGCTCGTGAAGGGACCCCCATCGAATAG
- a CDS encoding response regulator: MDEKKPVAERAPIRVLLLDDHVDNLILRSAILRKHGYQAIKAATIEEAEAHLHEADIAVLDYHLGAGQFGTEVASTLREKRPQVPIIILSATLERKFGGVEDMHLLKGYSSVDDLLAALRSFEAKRRGKPVVVDARDFYYSRINMAMGDDVVLEIMDREGNWQYVNETLAKLLEKKRSWFLGKNMFQEFPELGEDWQEIIRTVADTRETYIDRTFRGLPLPKKSPRYIWNVLVFSLKLHDNRNGAVLSARILERKDPLKMPDPTIA, translated from the coding sequence ATGGACGAAAAAAAGCCAGTAGCCGAGCGAGCTCCGATCCGTGTGCTTCTCCTCGACGATCACGTCGATAATCTCATCCTGCGGTCGGCGATCTTGCGTAAACATGGCTACCAGGCGATCAAGGCCGCAACCATCGAAGAGGCTGAGGCTCATCTGCACGAAGCCGATATAGCGGTACTCGACTACCATCTCGGCGCCGGTCAATTTGGGACTGAGGTCGCCAGTACTCTGCGCGAAAAACGGCCGCAAGTACCGATCATTATTCTTTCGGCGACGCTCGAGCGTAAGTTTGGCGGCGTCGAAGATATGCACCTGCTCAAAGGCTACAGCTCGGTCGACGATCTGCTCGCAGCGCTTCGTTCGTTTGAAGCAAAACGGCGAGGCAAGCCGGTGGTGGTCGATGCGCGCGACTTCTACTACTCACGCATCAACATGGCGATGGGAGACGATGTCGTGCTGGAGATCATGGATCGTGAGGGCAATTGGCAGTACGTAAACGAGACTCTGGCCAAGTTGCTCGAGAAAAAGCGTTCATGGTTTTTGGGTAAGAACATGTTTCAGGAGTTCCCCGAACTTGGGGAGGACTGGCAGGAGATCATCCGCACCGTGGCTGATACGCGCGAAACTTATATTGACCGTACATTTCGCGGGCTGCCCTTGCCGAAGAAGAGTCCGCGCTATATCTGGAACGTGCTGGTCTTCTCGCTGAAACTGCACGACAATCGCAACGGCGCAGTGCTGAGTGCGCGTATTCTCGAACGCAAAGATCCGCTGAAAATGCCGGATCCAACTATCGCCTGA
- a CDS encoding aspartate aminotransferase — protein MVPVQTSHPLKLATRMQRLGTETAFEVFARARALEAQGRDIVHLEIGEPDFDTPANIIGAGIDALREGWTHYGPSPGLPALREAVAEHVTGTRHTRVNPEEIVIVPGGKPIIFFTILALVEKGDEVIYPNPGFPIYESMIEFVGAQALPIHLREERGFGFDVDDLASGISDRTKLIILNSPHNPTGGVLTEKDVRAIANVIGDRDIMVLSDEIYSRLIFEGEHFSIISIPEFRDRTILLDGFSKTYAMTGWRLGYGVMRPDLAKQISRLMTNSNSCTASFTQMAGVEALHGDQQSVEKMRQEFLSRRDVMVSALNQIKGFRCQKPGGAFYVFPNIEATGWPSKKLAHALLEEAGVACLSGTSFGSFGEGYIRFSIANSIENIEKALERIRHWTGKRL, from the coding sequence ATGGTTCCCGTTCAAACTTCTCATCCCTTGAAGCTGGCCACGCGCATGCAACGGCTTGGGACGGAGACGGCATTCGAAGTATTCGCGCGCGCCCGCGCACTCGAAGCTCAGGGGCGAGACATCGTGCACCTCGAGATCGGCGAGCCCGATTTCGACACGCCCGCCAACATCATCGGCGCTGGCATCGACGCGCTGCGAGAGGGATGGACGCACTACGGCCCTTCTCCGGGACTTCCAGCGCTGCGAGAGGCGGTTGCCGAGCATGTAACGGGAACTCGCCATACGCGGGTAAACCCCGAAGAAATAGTAATTGTTCCCGGCGGCAAGCCGATCATCTTCTTTACCATCCTGGCACTTGTCGAAAAGGGAGACGAGGTCATTTATCCCAATCCGGGATTCCCGATTTATGAGTCAATGATCGAGTTCGTCGGCGCGCAAGCTCTTCCGATTCATTTGCGGGAAGAGCGCGGGTTCGGATTCGATGTCGACGATCTCGCAAGCGGTATTTCCGACCGCACGAAGTTAATCATACTCAACTCGCCTCATAATCCAACAGGCGGAGTTCTGACGGAAAAAGATGTGCGAGCCATCGCTAACGTAATCGGTGATCGCGACATCATGGTGCTCTCTGACGAGATCTACAGCCGTTTGATTTTCGAAGGCGAGCACTTCTCGATCATCTCGATCCCGGAGTTCCGCGATCGCACGATCCTTCTGGATGGCTTCTCCAAGACGTATGCGATGACCGGATGGCGCCTTGGCTACGGCGTAATGCGGCCGGATCTGGCCAAGCAAATCTCGCGACTGATGACGAACTCCAATTCCTGTACAGCCAGTTTCACGCAGATGGCTGGAGTTGAGGCTCTACACGGCGATCAACAATCAGTCGAGAAGATGCGGCAGGAGTTCCTCAGTCGACGCGACGTCATGGTGAGCGCGCTCAACCAGATCAAAGGCTTTCGCTGTCAGAAGCCAGGTGGAGCTTTTTATGTCTTTCCCAACATCGAAGCCACTGGCTGGCCGTCAAAAAAGTTGGCTCACGCATTACTCGAAGAAGCCGGCGTTGCGTGTCTCTCGGGAACTTCCTTTGGAAGCTTCGGCGAAGGATATATCCGCTTCAGCATTGCTAACTCCATTGAGAATATCGAGAAGGCGCTGGAACGGATCAGGCATTGGACAGGAAAGCGCCTCTAG